The window CGCGTCGGCGATGACCGGGACGAGCCCCGCCGAGGCGGACGTCATCGCGTTGTGCAGGTGCGCGGCGACGCCGGTCCGGTCACCCGACTCGAGGGCTGCGAGCAGCGCGTCAGGGGACGGCTGGACGGGCGCCGGTGCGGCGTCGAACGCGCGGTATGCGGCGGCTGTGGGCACGGGCTCCCCCGGCCACACGACGACCAGGTCGAGCTGCGGCGCGTCGATCCCGCGCAGCAGGACGTCGCCGCGGCCGCCCATGAGCGCACACGGTGCGTCGAGGAAGAACGGCACGTCGGCGCCGAGCGTCACCGCCGTCTCGCGGAGGCGAGTGTCGTCGCCGTCCACGCCCCACAACGACGCGAGGCCGCGCAGCACCGCGGCGGCGTCCGACGAGCCCCCGCCGAGGCCGGCGCCGGCCGGGACGCGCTTCGTCACGCGCAGGGCGACCGAGGGCTCGCGCCCGCACGTGGCAGCGAACGCGACGGCGGCCCGGTACGCGAGGTTGTCCTCGGCGGCGACGCCCACGTCGGGCGTGCACACCAGCGAGAGCGCGTCGGCCTGCGCGATCGTGACCTCGTCGCCGAACTCGAGGGCGGCGAGTACCGTCGTGACGTCGTGGTAGCCGTCGGTGCCGGCCGCGCCGACGGCGAGGTACAGGTTCACCTTCGCGGGGGCCGCGACCACGATCGTATCGGTCACTCGCACTCCCTCCCGGTCCGGGAAACGGATGCGGGGCCGTCACCGGCCCCGCATCGGTCGATCCAGTCGCTCCGTGCCCCTCGCAGCTAGTTCAGCCAGGGGAAGACGTTCTCACCGCTCTCCGGGTGGGTCAACTCGACCGCACCGGTCAGCACGTCGACGTAGCTGTAGGAGACACGAGCGGTCCGGTCGCGCTTCTCCTCGACCTTGAGCACGAAGAGGGCCGGGTGGGTCTGCTCGAGCACGCCTTCACGCTCGAGGACCTTCGACCGGCCCATGTTCGCGCGGAGCTTGATGCGCGAACCCATCATCGACTCCAGATCGGTCCGGATGCGACCGACTACCTGCAACTGCCTGACAGACTCCACCAGCATCCCCCTTCGAGGTAGGGCAGGAATCATACTCCACTGCGGCGGAGAACTCAAGGTAGAAGGCCATGTTCGCGCAGTGCGGCCCCCAGCGAGAGGTACTCGTCGACGCCCACCGTCTCCGCGCGGCGCCCCGGGTCGATCCCGGCCCTCGCAAGGGTACGCTCGACCTGTGACACCGGGGCGGCCAGGGCTGCGGACAGCGAGTTGCGCAGCGTCTTGCGCCGCTGGGCGAAGGCCGCGTCCGCGGCCGTGGCGGCGTCGCGCAGGACGTCGGGCGACTCGGGCCGGCGCGCCCGGTCGAGGCGCAGCACCGCCGAGTCGACGCGCGGCGGCGGCAGGAAGCACGACCGCGGCACCGCGAAGCGCCCCGCGGGCTCGGCGAGCAGCCGCAGCTTGACCGTGTAGGCGCCGTAGTCCTTGCCGCCGGGCGCCGCCGACATGCGGTCCGCGACCTCCGCTTGGACCATCACCGTCGCCGAGGCGAGCGAGGCGATCTCCTCGAAGAAGCGCAGGACCACGGTGGCGGCCACGCCGTAGGGAAGGTTCGCCACGAATGCGGTCGGCGGGCCCGCATCGGAGCACAGCTCCGCAACGGCGACCTCCACCGCGTCCGCGTGCACGACGCGCACGTTGACGGATCCGGCGAGCGTCTCGGCGAGTACGGGCAGCAGTCCGGCGTCGCGCTCGACGGCGACCACGCTGCCCGCCGCGCCCGCGAGCGCGGCCGTGAGCGTCCCGATGCCCGGGCCAACCTCGAGCACGGCGTCCCCCGGACCCAGACGTGCGAGGCCCAGGATGCGCCCGATCACGTTGTCGTCGACGAGGAAGTGCTGGCCGAGCGACTTCCGCGTGCGCAGCCCGTGGCGCTCGAGCACGGCGATGGTCGCCGACGGCGACGCCAGCGGTGAATGCGTCACAGCGGCGCGTCGCCTAGTCGAGAAGGGTGACGGTGACCGTTCGCCGCCCCCACGTGAGCGCCGATGCCCGCGCGTCGCCGGTCCAGTAGCACACGTCGATGCGGTTGCCCACGATCGCCCCGCCCGTGTCCGCGGCGACACCGTAGCCGTAGCCGGGCACGTACATGCTCGTCCCGTACGGGATGACGTCCGGATCGACGGCGATCACACCCCACCCCGAGGGGATGTCGTAGCGTGCGATGCGCCGCTGGATCACGGTGATCCCGCCGCAGCCGGCGTCCCACGGGGTGTACGCCGTGGCGACGACCGTGAGCTTGCGGCCACCGGTCGGCGGGGTCGCGGCGGGATTCGCGGGCGCGGGCGTGCCGCGCGTGTCGTCGCCCCGCGACGCCACCTGGACCGTGCGCGGCGCCGCGCCCGTGCCGACGTGCACGACCTGGTCGACCGCGGGCGTCACCACGCGCTCGGACTTGAGCACGCGGCGCCCCTCGGAACCGGCCGTGACGACGACCTCGTAGACGGCGAGTCGCACTCCCTGCGAGCCGGCGG of the Actinomycetota bacterium genome contains:
- the ispE gene encoding 4-(cytidine 5'-diphospho)-2-C-methyl-D-erythritol kinase, translating into MTDTIVVAAPAKVNLYLAVGAAGTDGYHDVTTVLAALEFGDEVTIAQADALSLVCTPDVGVAAEDNLAYRAAVAFAATCGREPSVALRVTKRVPAGAGLGGGSSDAAAVLRGLASLWGVDGDDTRLRETAVTLGADVPFFLDAPCALMGGRGDVLLRGIDAPQLDLVVVWPGEPVPTAAAYRAFDAAPAPVQPSPDALLAALESGDRTGVAAHLHNAMTSASAGLVPVIADA
- the rsmA gene encoding 16S rRNA (adenine(1518)-N(6)/adenine(1519)-N(6))-dimethyltransferase RsmA, with product MTHSPLASPSATIAVLERHGLRTRKSLGQHFLVDDNVIGRILGLARLGPGDAVLEVGPGIGTLTAALAGAAGSVVAVERDAGLLPVLAETLAGSVNVRVVHADAVEVAVAELCSDAGPPTAFVANLPYGVAATVVLRFFEEIASLASATVMVQAEVADRMSAAPGGKDYGAYTVKLRLLAEPAGRFAVPRSCFLPPPRVDSAVLRLDRARRPESPDVLRDAATAADAAFAQRRKTLRNSLSAALAAPVSQVERTLARAGIDPGRRAETVGVDEYLSLGAALREHGLLP